The nucleotide sequence GCGCATTGCATTTCTGTCGTCCGCCGTGCTTGAACTTTTCGCGGCAATCGGCGTCGCCATGGTCGCGGTCTACATTGGCTTTCATTTGCTGGGCCAGCTCAACTTCGGAGCATGGGGCCATAAGCTGACGTTGGCGGAAGGTCTTTTCGTCCTGCTTCTGTCGCCTGCGTTCTTTGAGCCGCTACGCGATCTTTCCGCCGTCTGGCACGACCGCGCTGCGGGTGAAGCTTCTATCGACGCGCTGGAAAAGCTTTCCGAACATCCGATGACCGTTGTCGGAAAGAGCGAAAGCCAGACAGCAATGAGCGGAACTCCCACAGTAAGCTTGCACAATATCGGATTCAGTTACGGGACGGAAGCCAAGGTTCTCAACGAATTCAGCCTCAACATCGAGGCTGGAGAGCACGTAGCTCTGCTCGCGCCGAGTGGCTACGGAAAATCCACCATTCTGGCGCTTGTTGCCGGGCTGACGGCTCCGCAGGCTGGCCGGATCGAGATCGGCGGCGTGGCGCTGACAGATGAAACCGCAGCAGCACTTCGTGCAAGGATGAGCTGGATCGGACAGAAACCGCACATCTTTGCCGGATCGGCCCGTCAAAATATCACCCTTGGCCGACACACCGACGTGGAAGCCACCAGAGCTATTATCGACGACATGGCGCTGGGTCATGTTCTGGGCGTTACCGGCAACGGCCTGATTGGTGAAAACGGAGCAGGCATTTCCGGGGGCGAGGCCCTGCGGCTGGCGCTTTCCCGTGCGGCTATCGATGCGGGTGCAGATATTCTCCTGGCTGATGAACCGACTGCTCATCTTGATCAGGAAACGGCAACGCTCATTGCCGACAGTCTTTTGAAGCTTGCCAGAGGCAAGACGCTGATCGTCGCTACCCATGACGAAACTCTTGCCCGCAGGATGGATCGCGTCGTCCGTCTGGATGGCGGCGTGAGCAACGATCCCCTTTGGCAGAGGAGGGCAGCCGAATGAATGGTTTCCAGTCATTGCAGCCAATCCTCAGGCTCTTTTTCCGCACCAAGGGAACAGCTCTCCTTGCAGGTATCGCAACGGCAACCGTAACGGTCCTCGCCGGCATTGCACTTCTTGGCCTGTCGGGGTGGTTTATAACCGCAACGGCAATCGCAGGCATGAGCATCGCCACGGCGGTTGTGTTCGACGTGTTCGCGCCCGCCGCCGGCATTCGCCTGCTTGCGATCCTGCGGACCGGTTCACGCTATCTCGAACGGCTCGTCACCCATGATGCGACGCTCGCGATCCTCGCGGCCCTGCGCGAAAAACTGTTCCGCAGCTGGGCGCGGCCAAGCGCTGCAAATACGCTGCTAAAACGTCCGGCACGCCTTCTCTTCCGTCTGACCGCAGACATCGATGCGCTCGACTCGCTTTATCTGCGGGTGGTGGTGCCGGTTGGCGCTGCGCTTGCCACCGCCCTTGTTGCCGGTATCGCGCTCGGTCTGATGAACCCGGTTTTTGGGCTGGTGGTGGCGACCGTCCTACTTGCGGCTGGTCTTTGTATTCCGCTTGCAGCCGCCCGCCGTTCCGAAAAATCCATGCGCCAGCGTGTCAAGGGCACGGAAGCGCTGCGGGCCCGCACGGTCGATCTTGTAGCCGGTCAGACCGAACTTCTGATGGCCGGGCGGCTTGCAGATCAGAAGCTGGCATTGGCCCGCGCCGATGGTTACATCGCCGCATCGGATCGCAGGCTCAACCGCATAGAGATCGTTACCGGCGCCGGTTTCGGCATTGTTCACGCATCCCTGCTTGCAGGCGGCCTTGTCGCTGTTGGATTGTTGATGCGGTCCGAGACAATCGGAGCCCCCGTCGCAGCACTTGGAATGCTCGTCATTCTTGGCGCGATGGAGCCCTTTTCAGCATTGCGGCGCGGCGCGATGGAGCTCGGCCGCACAGTCCTCGCTGCG is from Brucella intermedia LMG 3301 and encodes:
- the cydD gene encoding thiol reductant ABC exporter subunit CydD is translated as MTSVVPRTETLTAEDGEVAGIRQSSRRPQRRPVPSLLKRGAYLQALAALLWLPQAGIFAYAIGRLADTGFDNSVYYSAAGIFILGCLRSILESAGAAKAFDAARQELSRLRTNAVAALAERSPLDVMRPSSGEAASILAEQAEMVVPYLSRFVPVRIRVMLVPLAILAVVLWYSWAAALVLMVAAPLIPIFMALIGWRAKAASEKQLIALGGMNGFLLDRLRGLATIRTFHAVDATANRLRENAETLRSKTMSVLRIAFLSSAVLELFAAIGVAMVAVYIGFHLLGQLNFGAWGHKLTLAEGLFVLLLSPAFFEPLRDLSAVWHDRAAGEASIDALEKLSEHPMTVVGKSESQTAMSGTPTVSLHNIGFSYGTEAKVLNEFSLNIEAGEHVALLAPSGYGKSTILALVAGLTAPQAGRIEIGGVALTDETAAALRARMSWIGQKPHIFAGSARQNITLGRHTDVEATRAIIDDMALGHVLGVTGNGLIGENGAGISGGEALRLALSRAAIDAGADILLADEPTAHLDQETATLIADSLLKLARGKTLIVATHDETLARRMDRVVRLDGGVSNDPLWQRRAAE
- the cydC gene encoding thiol reductant ABC exporter subunit CydC — protein: MNGFQSLQPILRLFFRTKGTALLAGIATATVTVLAGIALLGLSGWFITATAIAGMSIATAVVFDVFAPAAGIRLLAILRTGSRYLERLVTHDATLAILAALREKLFRSWARPSAANTLLKRPARLLFRLTADIDALDSLYLRVVVPVGAALATALVAGIALGLMNPVFGLVVATVLLAAGLCIPLAAARRSEKSMRQRVKGTEALRARTVDLVAGQTELLMAGRLADQKLALARADGYIAASDRRLNRIEIVTGAGFGIVHASLLAGGLVAVGLLMRSETIGAPVAALGMLVILGAMEPFSALRRGAMELGRTVLAAKRVAPQLTDEAEPAAPQKPANGKAVQLKSGSVRHEGAERDALKNITFDIAAGERVAIVGTSGAGKSTLFSLLAGEIRATRGSVEVLPTRLLTQRTELFQDSLRDNLRLARADAGDHELMDALDAAGLGTFIRELPAGLNAMLGEGGLGLSGGQARRLALARLFLTDAPLWLLDEPTEGLDSATAEDVLERLKARAGSRTLLIATHIRREARICERIIVLNQGALIESVGKETGRFDEILENMR